One stretch of Arthrobacter polaris DNA includes these proteins:
- a CDS encoding DUF3099 domain-containing protein, producing the protein MKEQSATPNSGADRRHKYRHTAALPDVHAITNAAVAHSDEMRQRMIKYAITMGIRMVCLVLIFAFDGWYRLVPVVGAVVLPWVAVMIANGGADISHQETVELLDDAPLYAVGAGNPDGVDAEASKADLLTGEIIPDEEASPETAAQTKPSSEREPASDTEPGSKTGTVPEDKHHEHL; encoded by the coding sequence ATGAAAGAGCAATCAGCTACGCCGAACTCCGGTGCAGACCGGCGCCATAAGTACCGTCACACTGCNGCCCTCCCCGACGTTCATGCCATAACCAACGCAGCGGTGGCGCACAGCGATGAAATGCGCCAACGGATGATCAAATACGCCATCACCATGGGTATTCGTATGGTGTGTTTGGTTCTGATCTTTGCNTTTGATGGCTGGTACAGATTGGTCCCTGTTGTGGGTGCCGTGGTGCTGCCCTGGGTGGCCGTCATGATCGCCAATGGTGGCGCCGACATCAGCCACCAAGAAACCGTGGAATTGCTCGATGATGCCCCGCTCTACGCTGTCGGCGCAGGTAATCCTGACGGGGTCGACGCCGAAGCCTCCAAAGCGGACCTCCTCACCGGGGAGATCATCCCCGATGAAGAAGCTTCACCTGAGACTGCAGCGCAGACAAAGCCAAGCAGTGAGAGAGAACCTGCAAGTGACACTGAGCCGGGATCTAAAACAGGAACAGTGCCGGAGGACAAACACCATGAACATCTTTGA
- a CDS encoding neutral zinc metallopeptidase — protein MTFNEGARLDPSQAEDQRGRSGMGRGGKVGLGLGGGIVVLIGALLGINPDMLSALIGDTGNQPAIEQSAGTALASCTTGQDANERLDCRILGTANSLNSFWPGYLNQYNINYSVPKTVLFSGRVSTACGPATSAVGPFYCPGDNKAYFDPGFFAQLETQFGSSGGPLAQEYVVAHEFGHHVQTLMGTINNAAQEPNGAQSAAVRTELQADCYAGIWMRYASSTPAPGSKQPXLAALTQTDLNDALSAASSVGDDRIQQAATGRTNPESWSHGSSAQRKKWLYAGYQNADLAACDTFAVPTV, from the coding sequence ATGACTTTTAATGAAGGAGCCCGCCTGGACCCATCCCAGGCAGAGGACCAGAGGGGCCGCAGCGGCATGGGTCGTGGCGGAAAAGTAGGGCTAGGACTCGGCGGTGGCATCGTAGTTTTGATTGGCGCCTTGTTGGGAATCAATCCTGACATGCTCTCGGCCTTGATAGGTGACACTGGTAACCAGCCAGCTATTGAGCAGTCAGCAGGAACGGCCCTGGCGAGCTGTACAACCGGTCAGGACGCCAATGAACGCCTGGACTGCCGTATCCTAGGCACCGCCAATTCACTGAACAGTTTCTGGCCCGGATACCTCAACCAGTACAACATCAATTATTCGGTACCGAAAACAGTGCTCTTTTCCGGGCGCGTCAGCACTGCATGCGGGCCAGCCACCTCGGCTGTTGGCCCGTTCTACTGCCCCGGTGATAACAAGGCCTACTTTGATCCGGGCTTCTTTGCCCAGTTGGAGACCCAATTTGGTTCCTCTGGCGGGCCCTTAGCGCAGGAATATGTGGTGGCCCACGAATTTGGCCACCATGTCCAGACTCTTATGGGCACCATTAACAACGCTGCGCAGGAGCCTAACGGTGCACAGTCTGCTGCCGTTCGCACTGAACTCCAGGCAGACTGTTACGCCGGTATTTGGATGCGCTACGCCTCTTCAACGCCAGCGCCGGGATCCAAGCAACCGTTNTTGGCGGCACTGACGCAAACTGATCTCAATGATGCCCTCTCAGCTGCGTCCTCCGTAGGTGATGACCGCATCCAGCAAGCCGCCACAGGCAGGACCAACCCGGAGTCATGGAGTCACGGCTCCAGCGCACAACGNAAAAAGTGGCTATACGCAGGCTACCAAAACGCGGATCTGGCAGCCTGCGACACCTTCGCTGTGCCCACGGTCTGA
- a CDS encoding YbaK/EbsC family protein, with protein MTASLNPKNVHSLLKNEPAVVTRVRAAMLAAGLEDTVIIVPDSVATAATAAAVLGCEVGAIANSLIFECDGRPLLILASGAAKVDVKLVAREHGLAKINRASPEFVLEHAGQPVGGVAPLGHPRHIRTFLDTDLAQYDVLWAGAGSHQAMLSVSYQQLLEVTGATETPVR; from the coding sequence ATGACTGCCTCGCTAAATCCTAAAAATGTGCACTCTCTGCTAAAGAACGAACCCGCGGTGGTTACCAGGGTGCGGGCCGCCATGCTGGCGGCCGGCCTCGAGGACACTGTCATTATTGTTCCAGACTCGGTGGCCACGGCGGCCACAGCTGCAGCAGTGCTGGGCTGTGAGGTGGGCGCTATTGCCAACAGCCTGATCTTTGAATGCGACGGNCGGCCCCTGCTGATTTTGGCCAGCGGCGCTGCGAAGGTCGACGTGAAACTGGTGGCTCGTGAGCACGGCCTGGCCAAGATCAACCGAGCAAGCCCAGAGTTTGTTCTTGAGCATGCCGGCCAGCCTGTAGGTGGTGTGGCACCNCTGGGCCATCCCCGTCATATTCGCACCTTCTTAGACACAGATTTGGCGCAATATGATGTCCTCTGGGCCGGAGCTGGAAGTCATCAAGCAATGCTCAGCGTTAGCTATCAGCAACTCCTAGAAGTAACGGGTGCAACAGAAACGCCCGTGCGCTAA
- a CDS encoding energy-coupling factor ABC transporter ATP-binding protein: protein MSNPANHISSNTIVLTQAGVSIPSADPRQKDSKRILVPLTLTLTQQRIAIIGANGSGKSTLLRLLNGLVLPSTGTVHVNGRSTLSDATAVRRSVGFVFTDPLSQLVMPTPAEDVELSLRRAKLSKAERKAKALAILADYRLAHLAQSSIYELSGGERQLTALATVLAVAPQILVLDEPSTLLDLRNTQLLMQRLDSLPQQIIMSTHDLSLAATFDRVLVIEQGDVMYDGDPQEAIARYRRLAT from the coding sequence GTGAGCAATCCTGCCAACCACATCAGTAGTAATACCATTGTTCTCACGCAGGCCGGTGTCAGTATTCCGTCGGCGGATCCGCGCCAGAAGGACTCAAAACGTATTTTGGTTCCGCTGACCCTGACCTTGACGCAACAGCGCATTGCCATCATCGGCGCCAACGGCTCGGGTAAATCAACGTTGCTGCGCCTACTGAACGGGCTGGTACTGCCCTCCACTGGTACCGTCCACGTCAATGGTCGCAGCACGCTCAGCGACGCCACGGCCGTGCGTCGCAGCGTTGGTTTTGTGTTCACCGATCCGCTATCCCAACTGGTCATGCCCACCCCGGCTGAGGATGTGGAGCTGTCCCTGCGCAGAGCGAAACTCTCCAAGGCCGAACGCAAGGCCAAGGCACTCGCCATTTTGGCCGATTACCGGTTGGCTCATCTGGCCCAGAGCAGCATCTATGAACTCTCCGGCGGTGAACGCCAGCTCACCGCTCTGGCTACAGTGTTGGCGGTGGCACCACAGATTCTGGTGTTGGATGAGCCGTCCACCCTNTTGGACCTGCGCAACACACAATTGCTCATGCAGCGCCTTGACTCGCTTCCGCAGCAGATCATCATGTCCACGCACGATCTCTCCCTGGCAGCCACCTTTGACCGAGTCCTGGTGATTGAGCAAGGCGATGTGATGTACGACGGCGATCCCCAAGAAGCCATCGCCCGTTACCGCAGGCTCGCTACCTAG
- a CDS encoding thiolase family protein, translating to MPNASSNQVPGTESGSYSMAGTSSAQNIPVIVAAKRLPTAKAGGPYKGYRAHQLAAALIHSVVAQTRITXSEICDVILGNATGGGGNVARLAALTAGLPEQVPGLTVDRQCGSGLEAVVLACRLVQAGAGDLYLAGXVESISTAPERAHRGADGVLDFYERPQFSPYEIGDPDAGVAAENVARHYGITRSRQDAYALQSHVRALGAANAGRFVDEMLPFAGLLSDQGPRRNLNPALMARFPGVFVPGGTVTAGNSCPHSDGAALVLVTSLARARTMTARGLLFCDSTVSGNAPSLLGVGAAHSTRELMRRTGLTQERLRHGLIEFNEAFASQVLAVADLLGIDPGIFNRDGGALALGHPYGASGAVLVTRLLAQATRGAAPGTDAVAMISMAGGMGISAQFQWADL from the coding sequence GTGCCCAACGCCTCTAGTAATCAGGTACCCGGCACAGAGTCAGGGAGTTACTCTATGGCCGGCACCAGCTCAGCCCAGAACATCCCCGTTATTGTTGCCGCCAAGCGCCTGCCTACGGCCAAGGCAGGCGGGCCGTATAAGGGATACCGGGCACATCAACTCGCTGCTGCACTGATTCACAGCGTGGTGGCTCAGACAAGGATCACCNCTAGCGAGATCTGCGACGTCATCTTAGGCAACGCTACAGGTGGCGGTGGCAATGTTGCCCGCCTCGCTGCACTCACCGCAGGACTGCCAGAGCAGGTACCGGGCCTGACAGTTGACCGCCAGTGCGGATCAGGTCTTGAAGCCGTGGTCCTTGCCTGCCGGCTCGTTCAGGCTGGTGCCGGTGATCTCTATCTGGCCGGGNGAGTGGAAAGTATCAGTACGGCCCCTGAACGAGCCCATCGAGGCGCTGATGGAGTGCTGGACTTCTACGAGAGGCCGCAATTTTCCCCGTATGAGATAGGAGACCCCGACGCTGGTGTGGCGGCAGAAAATGTGGCTCGGCACTACGGCATCACGCGTTCCCGGCAAGATGCCTACGCCCTGCAAAGCCATGTCAGGGCACTTGGGGCAGCCAACGCGGGACGTTTCGTGGATGAGATGCTGCCTTTCGCCGGGCTGCTATCGGACCAAGGCCCACGCCGCAATCTCAATCCGGCGCTCATGGCCCGCTTCCCTGGCGTATTCGTTCCCGGCGGAACTGTCACTGCTGGCAATTCCTGCCCGCACAGTGATGGTGCCGCTCTGGTGCTGGTCACCTCTCTGGCCCGTGCTCGGACTATGACGGCACGGGGACTGCTGTTCTGCGACAGTACCGTGAGCGGGAACGCACCCTCCTTGTTGGGTGTAGGTGCGGCCCATTCAACACGTGAGCTGATGCGCCGAACCGGCCTCACCCAGGAGCGGCTTCGCCACGGCCTCATCGAGTTCAATGAAGCCTTTGCCTCCCAAGTTCTTGCCGTGGCAGACCTTCTTGGAATTGACCCCGGAATCTTTAACCGCGACGGCGGCGCGCTGGCCTTGGGTCATCCGTACGGTGCATCCGGGGCTGTCCTGGTGACGCGACTATTGGCCCAAGCCACCCGTGGGGCAGCGCCCGGGACAGATGCTGTGGCCATGATCAGCATGGCCGGCGGAATGGGAATTTCGGCCCAATTCCAATGGGCTGATCTGTAG
- a CDS encoding ABC-F family ATP-binding cassette domain-containing protein — protein sequence MITVQDLELRAGARLLMDEVSFRIDKGDKIGLVGRNGAGKTTLTRVLAGEGLPAGGKVTRSGEIGYLPQDPRTPDMEQLARDRILSARDLDKVITKLRKAEADMASEDDSVRDKAMRRYDRLEVEFLAGGGYSAEAEAAAISSNLALPERILNQPLKTLSGGQRRRVELARILFSGAQTMLLDEPTNHLDADSIAWLREFLKXHHGGLIVISHDTELLEATVNKVYHLDANRATIDQYNLGWKXYLAQRETDERARRRERANAEXKAGVLMEQANKMRAKATKAVAAQNMAKRAERLLAGLEDVRAQDKVAALRFPDPSPCGKTPLMAEGLSKSYGSLEIFTDVSLAIDRGSKVVILGLNGAGKTTLLRMLAGXAKPDTGXIIPGHGLKVGYYAQEHDTLDVTRTVLENMRSAAGDMNDAEVRGILGSFLFSGDDVNKPAGVLSGGEKTRLALATIVASSANVLLLDEPTNNLDPASRAEILGALKNYTGAVVLVSHDEGAVEALDPERVVLLPDGDEDLWNPEYLDLITMA from the coding sequence TTGATTACGGTCCAAGACCTTGAGTTACGCGCAGGAGCGCGGTTGCTCATGGACGAAGTATCATTCCGCATCGACAAGGGTGACAAGATCGGGTTGGTGGGGCGCAATGGTGCCGGTAAAACCACGTTGACCCGCGTCCTGGCCGGTGAGGGCCTTCCTGCCGGTGGCAAGGTTACCCGTTCCGGGGAGATCGGCTACCTCCCGCAGGACCCGCGGACCCCGGACATGGAGCAGCTAGCACGTGACAGGATTCTCTCTGCCCGTGATCTGGACAAGGTCATCACGAAACTGCGCAAGGCCGAGGCCGACATGGCCAGCGAGGACGACAGTGTCCGGGACAAGGCCATGCGCCGTTACGACCGGCTGGAAGTTGAATTCCTTGCCGGTGGAGGGTACTCCGCCGAGGCTGAAGCAGCCGCTATCTCCTCGAACCTGGCTTTGCCAGAGCGCATCCTGAACCAGCCGTTGAAGACTCTCTCCGGTGGCCAGCGCCGCCGCGTGGAATTGGCTCGGATCCTGTTCTCAGGTGCCCAGACCATGCTGCTCGATGAGCCCACCAACCACTTGGACGCCGATTCCATCGCGTGGCTGCGTGAGTTCCTCAAANACCACCATGGTGGCCTGATCGTGATCAGCCACGATACCGAACTGCTAGAAGCCACGGTCAACAAGGTCTACCACCTAGATGCCAACCGGGCCACGATCGACCAGTACAACTTGGGTTGGAAANAATACCTGGCCCAGCGTGAGACCGATGAGCGTGCCCGACGCCGTGAACGCGCCAATGCGGAANAGAAGGCCGGCGTCCTCATGGAGCAGGCCAACAAAATGCGCGCCAAGGCCACCAAGGCCGTTGCAGCACAGAACATGGCCAAGCGGGCCGAGCGCCTATTGGCCGGGTTGGAAGATGTCAGGGCGCAGGACAAGGTTGCAGCGCTGCGCTTCCCCGATCCCTCACCCTGTGGCAAGACTCCACTGATGGCGGAGGGTCTGAGCAAATCCTACGGCTCCCTGGAAATCTTCACCGATGTCAGCCTCGCCATTGACCGCGGCTCCAAGGTTGTCATCCTGGGTCTCAACGGTGCTGGAAAGACCACACTGCTGCGCATGCTGGCAGGGNTTGCCAAGCCCGACACCGGGNAAATCATTCCCGGCCACGGCCTCAAGGTGGGCTACTACGCCCAGGAGCATGACACCTTGGATGTCACCCGCACTGTTCTAGAAAACATGCGCTCCGCAGCAGGAGACATGAACGACGCTGAGGTGCGGGGCATCCTTGGCTCATTCTTGTTCTCCGGTGATGACGTGAACAAGCCAGCTGGTGTTCTCTCCGGTGGTGAGAAGACACGCCTGGCACTTGCGACAATTGTTGCTTCAAGCGCGAACGTGCTGCTCCTTGATGAGCCCACTAATAACCTTGACCCGGCCAGCCGCGCTGAGATCCTCGGCGCACTGAAGAACTACACCGGCGCTGTGGTCCTGGTCAGTCACGATGAAGGCGCTGTGGAAGCTCTTGATCCAGAGCGTGTGGTCTTGCTGCCTGACGGTGACGAAGATCTATGGAACCCGGAGTACCTGGACCTGATCACCATGGCCTGA
- a CDS encoding energy-coupling factor transporter transmembrane protein EcfT, whose protein sequence is MRGHAFLVAGYVPGASIIHRLPLAIKAVLLFGVAVLCLASPLISAQAGVVVTTATLAAVIGTHFLAGLSWQRMFRAVRLMLIFLILIAGYQWWQHGPWVAWQVIAAILATVLASNILTATTPVDELLDGLAALVRPLQRFGADPERFSLTVALMLRSIPFVIGAFSDVRDAARARGLERNLLARSLPVVIATVGYARATGEALAARGLGDPDDD, encoded by the coding sequence GTGCGCGGGCATGCCTTCTTGGTGGCCGGTTATGTTCCGGGAGCCTCCATCATTCACCGTCTACCCTTGGCCATCAAGGCAGTGCTGCTCTTCGGTGTGGCGGTCCTTTGTTTGGCCTCNCCNCTGATCTCGGCCCAGGCCGGTGTTGTGGTGACCACCGCTACCTTGGCAGCAGTCATCGGGACACATTTTCTGGCCGGGCTTTCTTGGCAACGGATGTTCCGTGCCGTGCGGCTGATGCTGATCTTCTTGATCCTCATTGCGGGTTACCAGTGGTGGCAGCATGGCCCCTGGGTGGCCTGGCAAGTCATTGCAGCCATCCTCGCAACGGTACTGGCCTCGAACATACTCACCGCCACCACACCGGTTGATGAGCTGCTCGATGGCTTGGCTGCCCTGGTCAGGCCTTTACAGCGCTTTGGTGCCGATCCGGAGCGGTTCTCACTCACCGTCGCCCTGATGCTGCGCAGTATTCCCTTTGTCATTGGCGCCTTCAGCGATGTCAGAGATGCGGCCAGGGCCAGAGGCTTAGAACGCAATCTACTCGCCCGGTCCCTGCCTGTTGTCATCGCTACTGTGGGCTATGCCAGAGCCACCGGTGAGGCCTTGGCCGCCCGCGGTCTGGGCGATCCCGACGACGACTGA
- a CDS encoding SURF1 family protein has protein sequence MKTYKFLFSSKWIGYFALALVFAIACVALGNWQINRRNTVVENITKIQQNYSGTIVDYADVAGNFEHLDPAREWTQVRLKGTYQTGDERVVRNRPLNGTPGYEILVPLTLENGDTVIVDRGWLPIGYKVPGHPDVIPQPASGVVTVVARLKPXEPKLDRGAPVGQLASIELNDYAAQLPYPIKTGAYGQLASETPAAASNPVPFPAPSIDEGSHLSYALQWIAFGILAFVGFGYAAKMQRRNDDFDALEAAESGVPVEELYGRGSAFXPRKHPKVPKPGARPTAEEAEDALLDSQGF, from the coding sequence ATGAAGACGTACAAGTTTCTGTTCTCCAGCAAGTGGATAGGTTATTTCGCCTTGGCCTTGGTNTTTGCCATCGCTTGTGTAGCTTTGGGTAACTGGCAGATAAACCGCCGCAATACTGTGGTGGAAAATATCACGAAGATTCAGCAGAACTATTCCGGCACAATCGTTGATTACGCAGATGTGGCCGGTAATTTTGAGCACCTTGATCCTGCCCGTGAATGGACTCAGGTACGCCTGAAAGGCACGTATCAAACAGGGGATGAAAGGGTTGTCCGCAACCGNCCCCTCAATGGGACCCCGGGCTATGAAATACTGGTCCCGTTGACACTGGAGAACGGTGACACTGTCATCGTTGACCGGGGCTGGTTGCCCATTGGCTACAAGGTACCCGGGCACCCAGATGTTATCCCGCAGCCAGCATCTGGTGTTGTCACTGTCGTGGCAAGGCTCAAACCTTTNGAACCCAAGCTTGACCGAGGCGCACCGGTAGGTCAGCTGGCCTCCATTGAACTCAATGACTACGCCGCACAGCTTCCCTACCCCATCAAGACAGGCGCCTACGGGCAGCTCGCCAGTGAAACTCCGGCGGCAGCCAGCAACCCAGTCCCGTTCCCTGCACCCTCCATTGATGAAGGTTCCCACCTCAGCTATGCACTGCAGTGGATCGCTTTTGGAATCCTGGCCTTCGTGGGCTTTGGCTATGCGGCCAAGATGCAGCGCCGCAACGATGACTTCGACGCTCTTGAAGCAGCAGAGTCCGGTGTTCCTGTGGAGGAGTTGTATGGCAGGGGCTCAGCTTTCCANCCCCGCAAACACCCCAAGGTTCCTAAGCCCGGTGCACGGCCCACGGCTGAAGAAGCCGAAGACGCACTACTGGACTCGCAGGGCTTTTAG
- the fabG gene encoding 3-oxoacyl-ACP reductase FabG codes for MSAPAGEERQGRSVLVTGGNRGIGLAIAQAXXANGDKVAVTFRSESQLPEGILGVQADVTDAASIDAAFTAVEAAHGPVEVLIANAGITKDTLLMRMSEDDFTSVIDTNLTGAFRVIKRASKGMIRMRKGRVVLISSVVGLYGSPGQINYAASKAGLVGIARSLTRELGSRGITANVVAPGFISTDMTAALPAETQKQYLATIPAARFASAQEVANVVRWVSSDEAAYISGAVIPVDGGLGMGH; via the coding sequence ATGAGTGCACCGGCAGGCGAAGAGCGCCAGGGTCGCAGTGTTTTGGTTACCGGCGGTAATCGCGGCATCGGCTTGGCCATTGCCCAAGCTNTTNTGGCCAACGGCGACAAGGTGGCAGTGACCTTCAGGAGCGAGTCGCAGTTGCCCGAGGGTATCCTTGGTGTTCAAGCAGACGTCACTGACGCAGCCTCCATTGACGCCGCGTTCACCGCGGTGGAGGCAGCCCACGGTCCCGTGGAGGTACTGATTGCCAACGCTGGCATCACCAAAGACACTCTATTGATGCGCATGAGCGAGGATGACTTCACGTCCGTCATCGACACCAATCTCACAGGAGCTTTCCGCGTTATCAAGCGCGCGTCTAAGGGCATGATTCGCATGCGCAAGGGCCGTGTGGTGCTGATCTCATCCGTTGTGGGACTGTACGGTTCACCCGGTCAGATCAATTATGCTGCTTCCAAGGCTGGCCTAGTGGGCATTGCTCGTTCCTTGACGCGCGAACTTGGTTCACGCGGGATCACCGCCAATGTTGTGGCTCCCGGCTTCATCAGTACCGACATGACAGCTGCGCTGCCTGCGGAAACACAGAAACAGTATCTCGCCACTATTCCGGCAGCACGCTTCGCATCAGCGCAAGAGGTTGCCAATGTGGTTCGATGGGTCTCAAGTGATGAGGCAGCCTACATCTCAGGTGCTGTGATCCCTGTTGACGGTGGATTAGGGATGGGCCACTAG
- a CDS encoding SDR family oxidoreductase, whose amino-acid sequence MGKLDGKTAIVTGSSRGVGADVAKFLAAEGAAVVVNYRQXAPRANKVVAQIVEAGGRAVAVGADLTTQEGVQALVSAALENFGSLDLVVLNASGGMESGMAENYALLLNRDAQVNLLNAAMPVLPAGARVVFVTSHQAHFIDTVPTMAEYEPVAKSKRAGEDALRALIPNLAAEDISLVVVSGDMIEGTVTATLLDRANPGAIEARRAEAGRLYSVSEFAAEIAAMATADVPSGHTEYVGGSDYFK is encoded by the coding sequence ATGGGAAAGCTCGACGGAAAGACAGCCATTGTCACCGGATCCTCACGCGGCGTGGGCGCCGACGTGGCGAAGTTCCTCGCTGCCGAGGGTGCAGCCGTTGTGGTGAATTACCGCCAANAGGCGCCCCGCGCTAACAAGGTTGTGGCCCAGATTGTTGAAGCGGGCGGGCGGGCAGTTGCCGTCGGTGCAGATCTGACCACCCAAGAAGGCGTCCAAGCCCTTGTCAGCGCCGCGCTTGAGAACTTCGGTTCCCTTGACCTGGTTGTCCTAAACGCCTCCGGTGGTATGGAAAGCGGCATGGCCGAAAACTATGCACTCCTGCTCAACCGCGACGCGCAGGTCAACTTGCTCAACGCCGCAATGCCGGTCCTGCCAGCAGGGGCCCGCGTCGTGTTTGTCACAAGCCACCAGGCACACTTCATCGATACGGTGCCCACCATGGCCGAATATGAGCCCGTTGCTAAGAGCAAGCGTGCCGGTGAGGATGCCTTGCGCGCACTCATCCCCAACCTGGCTGCCGAGGACATCTCCTTGGTGGTGGTCTCCGGGGACATGATCGAGGGCACTGTCACAGCAACCCTGCTTGACCGTGCCAATCCTGGCGCAATCGAGGCGCGCCGTGCTGAAGCCGGACGCCTCTATTCAGTGTCAGAATTTGCGGCCGAAATTGCTGCCATGGCTACCGCGGACGTTCCCTCGGGCCACACCGAATACGTGGGCGGTTCAGACTACTTCAAGTAG
- a CDS encoding class I adenylate-forming enzyme family protein yields MPFIDKLTFWANTCGDHRAIVVGSXQLDYAQLLKAVAAVAQASPAPAPSPGIFWPRPASGVAVIDLPTSIELVVAFCAAVLTGKTAMVMDHSWPASTRKQLKETAAKWLSERTTAQNGXVSECLEIAEDKGAEPFLLGLTSGTSGLPKAFTRTAASWRESFQXSEQFFGLTTESITLAPGPLAASMNLYALGESIHAXSAFVALEHFSADAALAAMEEHQVNRLVLVPTVLELLAVRGLRTGRDGGALRSIVCAGSALCASTRALAQQWAPQARIYQYYGAAELGFVAASVVQPLAPFTPVTPVAHTQPVAPTLAAIHSADTLAVGPAFPGVKISIRDGNGHEVAAGSTGTXYLQSPYICSGYAWGDDGRAFSVLAGNHQENSADTGHWYTVHDQGRLDIHGRLHVAGRASDMIITAGANVYPHPVEASLAAACGATVVVAGIADDLRGQRVVAGIHCPKNSSAPQPAWNAWL; encoded by the coding sequence ATGCCATTCATCGATAAGCTCACGTTCTGGGCCAACACTTGCGGGGACCATCGCGCCATAGTGGTGGGGAGCNAGCAACTGGATTACGCACAGCTGCTCAAGGCTGTAGCAGCAGTTGCACAAGCCAGTCCGGCACCGGCACCCAGTCCGGGTATCTTCTGGCCCCGTCCAGCCAGCGGTGTGGCCGTCATTGACTTGCCCACGAGTATTGAGTTGGTGGTGGCTTTCTGTGCCGCTGTACTGACGGGAAAAACTGCTATGGTGATGGACCACAGTTGGCCAGCCAGTACCCGGAAACAGCTCAAAGAGACCGCTGCGAAATGGCTGAGCGAACGCACCACAGCGCAGAACGGGNGAGTCAGTGAGTGCCTCGAGATAGCAGAGGATAAAGGTGCTGAACCTTTCCTTCTGGGGCTCACCTCTGGGACCAGTGGTCTACCTAAAGCTTTCACCCGCACGGCTGCATCGTGGCGGGAATCTTTTCAACNNAGCGAACAATTCTTCGGCCTCACTACGGAGTCCATCACCCTTGCCCCGGGTCCGCTGGCGGCAAGCATGAACCTTTATGCACTCGGGGAGTCCATTCACGCGNGGTCAGCCTTTGTTGCACTTGAACACTTCAGCGCCGATGCAGCGCTAGCTGCCATGGAAGAACATCAGGTGAACCGGCTGGTGTTGGTGCCAACGGTGCTTGAACTCCTTGCCGTCCGTGGATTACGAACAGGCCGGGACGGCGGGGCCCTGCGTTCCATTGTGTGCGCCGGGTCAGCACTTTGCGCCAGCACGCGTGCGCTGGCCCAGCAATGGGCGCCGCAGGCACGAATCTACCAGTATTACGGCGCCGCAGAGCTGGGCTTTGTGGCCGCATCCGTAGTGCAACCGCTCGCTCCATTCACACCAGTCACGCCAGTTGCCCACACACAGCCGGTGGCCCCAACACTGGCGGCGATTCACAGTGCTGACACCCTAGCGGTTGGACCAGCATTCCCCGGCGTTAAGATCAGTATCCGAGACGGCAATGGTCATGAAGTTGCGGCGGGGAGCACGGGGACANTTTACCTCCAGAGCCCCTATATCTGCAGCGGCTACGCCTGGGGTGATGACGGCCGAGCCTTCAGCGTGTTGGCAGGTAACCACCAGGAAAACTCTGCAGATACTGGTCATTGGTACACGGTTCATGACCAAGGCAGACTTGATATCCACGGCAGACTACATGTGGCAGGCCGTGCAAGTGACATGATTATCACTGCTGGAGCCAATGTCTATCCTCATCCTGTGGAGGCATCCTTGGCTGCTGCCTGCGGCGCAACGGTGGTAGTTGCCGGTATTGCCGATGACTTGCGCGGCCAGCGCGTTGTGGCCGGCATTCACTGCCCAAAGAACTCTTCTGCTCCTCAACCGGCGTGGAACGCCTGGTTGTAG
- a CDS encoding biotin transporter BioY — translation MNRTSRPHQMPETMSQGTTTDRAVRARQRWSAMDLSLIAVFAALMAASIAVPGINVGPLGVAITLQTLVVAMCGLILGFRRGSAAVGLYVLLGLIGLPIFSGFRAGPAVLASPSAGYIVGFIFGVAVIGLLATWAVRSRWRAAALFGAAMAGTVVIHLCGIVGFVFKGMSVPAAMLADVLYLPGDIIKNVLAVLIALSLHRAXPDLLVRRRK, via the coding sequence ATGAATCGAACATCACGCCCACACCAGATGCCTGAGACGATGTCTCAGGGCACCACCACTGACCGTGCCGTCAGGGCCCGGCAGCGCTGGAGCGCCATGGATCTGTCACTTATTGCTGTNTTTGCAGCTCTCATGGCCGCCTCGATCGCCGTTCCTGGCATCAATGTTGGCCCTCTCGGTGTTGCCATCACCTTGCAAACGCTGGTAGTTGCCATGTGCGGGCTTATCCTAGGTTTCAGACGCGGGAGCGCCGCCGTGGGGTTGTACGTGCTGTTGGGTCTGATTGGGCTTCCCATCTTCAGTGGGTTCCGGGCTGGGCCTGCCGTGTTGGCCAGCCCCTCAGCTGGGTACATTGTTGGCTTCATCTTTGGTGTTGCCGTGATCGGGCTGCTGGCCACGTGGGCAGTGCGCAGCCGGTGGCGTGCTGCTGCCCTCTTCGGTGCAGCCATGGCCGGCACGGTCGTCATCCACCTCTGTGGCATCGTGGGCTTTGTTTTCAAGGGCATGTCCGTGCCGGCAGCCATGCTTGCCGATGTCCTTTACCTTCCGGGTGACATCATCAAGAATGTGCTGGCCGTGCTGATAGCACTAAGCCTGCACAGGGCCTTNCCGGACTTGTTGGTGCGCCGGCGCAAGTGA